The Chryseobacterium geocarposphaerae genomic sequence GGCTCTCAAAATATCAAGACTCGTTAAAACTTTCCCACTTGCTATGACCCTTAATTTATCCCTTAAATTATAGTTCTTAAGTGTTCTGTTCACAAAAATCAAAGCGGGCTCTAAAGGCATTCCCACTCCATCTGAAAATTCTGGTGGTGCAGCTCCGGTACCTCCTTCTGCTCCGTCAATTGTTATAAAATCAGGATAAATCTTCAGTACATTCATCTGAACACAGATATCCTCAAATTCTTTAGTATCACCAATACAAAGCTTAAATCCCACAGGTTTACCTCCTGAAAGTTCTCTCAACTGCTGCACGAATCTCAACAGGCCCGCTGCATCAGAAAAAGCACTATGAGAAGGCGGGGAAATTACTGTGACTCCGGGTGTGACATGACGGATCTTTGCAATTTCAGGTGTATTTTTAACTCCCGGTAAAACTCCGCCATGGCCAGGTTTTGCTCCTTGAGATAATTTTATTTCAACCATTTTTACATTAGGCATGGTTGAATATTTTTTAAATAATTCAGGATTAAATTTCCCCTCTTCATCACGGCATCCGAAATACCCCGTTCCGATTTGCCAGCAAAGATCTCCTCCTTCAAGATGATGTGGAGAAATCCCTCCTTCACCTGTATTATGATAGAAGTTACCTTTTTTTGCGCCTCTATTCAGCGAAATCTGAGCTCTGTCGCTCAATGCTCCGAAACTCATCGCAGAAATATTAAATAATGAAGCATGATACGGTTGTGTACATTGTTCTCCTCCTACCCAAACCCTTGGAAGTTCTTCTTTGGGAGATTTAGCATAAATGGAATGTTTAATTCCTTCATATTTTCGATGATTGACTTCAAGCTGTGTTCCGAAAGCCACAGTATCACTTAAGTTTTTAGCTCGTCTGTATACCGCAGAACGCTGATTTCTAGGAAATGGTTTTCCATCAGTTTCCCTTTCTATAAAATATTGCTGCATTTCAGGTGAAATACTTTCAAAAAAGTACCGAAAATATCCCAAAACCGGAAAGTTCCTTAGAATGGCATGTTTTGACTGGTAAGCATTATAAACTCCCAATGCATAAATTGCGGATAACAGCGTCGGTATCCAATAGTGCGCTCTTATTAGTATTGCAACAATCCATGTAGCAACAACTAATACAATCCCCCAAGATAAAAACTTATCTCTCATGAATGTAATATTTAAAGTTAAAAATAAATTTAGTGGAAATTTCGCAAAGCGACTAAGCTTTTGCTAAAAAACTTTCGTAAGAAGATTGCACAGAAACCGTGCCATCTGACAGGATTTTTTCTAAATTTAAGAATTCGATTTGATTCACAGAAGCTTGGTCAAAGTCTTTTTGGACTCTCACATAGTTTTCTGTGAAACCGAACATTTTACCGTCCTTATTCTCATGCTCCCAAAGAACCGGAAGCGTTTTTCCAAGCTGGGTCTGATAAAATGCCATTTTTTTCTTCTCAGATAAAATTCTCAACATTTTATTTCTTTTTTTTCTCTCAGGAATAGGAACCACCCCTTCCATTTCTGCAGCCTCTGTATTTTCTCTTTCAGAATAGGTAAATACATGAAGATAAGTAATCGGAAGTTCATTCAGGAAATTATAGGTTTCCATAAATCTTTCTTCGGTCTCACCCGGGAAACCAACAATTACATCTACACCAATAGCTGCATGGGGCATTACCTCACGGATTTTGTTTACTCTATCACTATAAAGTTTCGTCAGATAACGGCGCTTCATTTTTTTCAATAAATCATCACTTCCTGATTGCAGCGGAATGTGAAAATGCGGAACAAAGCTTTTACTTTTGGCAACCAGCTCAATACTTTCATCCTTCAAAAGATTAGGTTCGATGGAAGAAATACGAATTCTTTCGATACCATCGACCTGATCTAATTCTGAGATGAGATCTAAAAAGGTATGTTCGTGTCTTTTATTTCCGAATTCACCTTTACCGTAATCACCTATATTTACACCGGTAAGAACAATTTCTTTAATGTCTTTTGCTGCGATTTCTTTCGCATTCTTTAAAACATTTTCGATGGTGTCCGAACGGGAAATCCCTCTTGCCAAAGGAATGGTACAATACGTGCATTTGTAATCACAGCCATCCTGAACTTTTAGGAATGCTCTGGTTCTGTCTCCGATAGAATAACTTCCGATAAAGAAATCGGTTTCCTCAATTTCGCAGGAATGAACAATACCCTCACTTTCAGATTTTTCCAAATCGTAAAGATAACTTAAGATGTTGAATTTTTCTTTAGCTCCTAAAACCAGATCAACACCTTCAATCTGTGAAATTTCTTCGGGTTTCAACTGTGCATAACATCCGACAATGACAACCAACCCTTCAGGATTAGCTTTCATGGCTCTTTTCACGTGGAGCTTACATTCACGATCAGCGTTTTCAGTTACTGAACAAGTATTGATTACATAAACATTTGCCTTTTCATCAAAGCTCACCTTTTCATAACCTGCATCTGTTAATTGACGGGCAATAGTAGATGTCTCCGCAAAATTTAATTTGCAGCCAAGGGTGTGAAATGCGGCAGTTCTTTGAAAAGTTGACATTTATGTACTCCTGATTTTTGTGGATGCAAAGATAGTAATTTTAATATGATTTTTAAATTGATTCAGTCTATTGCTTAAATTCATCTCGAACCTCGGGACTGTTTTGATAACAAACGGGTGAAGAATTTGGATCTGCATCATTTTCGGAAAATTTATTTTTCATTTCAGCATTAAATTCCTGAGATTTGTTTCTGGCGATAGAAAGTGTTTTCCAATCATTATTTTTCATCATTTTTGAAATATATACGATTTGTCCGATATGATAAGGATAATGGGCCAGTTGACGAAAAACAGCATCAATCACAGAATGTGCTTCGCCTCTTATATAAATGGTGGAATATAAATTTTCATCATTAATCTGATTTAATGCATTAAAAAGACATTCCCAACCTTTTTCCCAATATTCTACTACTTCTCTTTTTGTTTTGAAGGTATTTACAAATTCCTCGTCACGGTTTCGCCAAGCTTTTTCTCCATCCTCTGTCAAGAAATTCGTCCATCTGGACAGCATATTTCCTGCAATATGCTTTACAATAATAGCAACTGAATTGCTTTCTTCATTGAACTGCCAAAAGATCTGCTCATCGGAAAGCTGTTCAAACGACTTATCGCCAAGCATTTTATAATATTCAAAACGTTTTATAAATAAATCTTTCATAAGTAATAGTTTAACTCACTAATCTAAGGTTTCTCCAATAAAAAACCGCCACTTTCGTGACGGCTTTGTTATTTCAGGTTCATTTATTTTCTGTTTTTTACCATTACCCATCCTGTATATTTGACAGGAGTATGCTGTTTGCTTGGTTCATTCCAGGTTATAGAATACCAGTAATTACCTGTTGGAATCGGTTTATTTCCGGCAGTTCCGTCCCATTTATAATTATTAAATTTATTTGCCTGGAAAACTTTGTTTCCATATCTGTCATAAATATTAAATACCAGATTTTCTTTATTGGCCAATGCAGAATAATCAATAACATCATTGATTCCGTCTCCATTTGGTGTGATGGCATTAATTAAATTAGGAACAACAATGGCTACATCTACAGGTGCACAATTATAAGCATCTTTTACATAGATGGTATGATCACCTCTTTTAACATTAGTAAAAACATTAGAATCCTGCCACTGAATATTATCCATTGAATATTTGTATGGTGCAGTACCTCCTGTAACATTTATCGTAACGGTCGTGTTAGAAATATCAATGCTTACGACTACAGGTTCCTCAGAAGCATGCACTTTTACTGTCTGCATAGCAATACATTCACCTTTTTTCAGTTTCACCCAATACGTTCCCACACTTACGTCTGTAATAGCCTGTGTAGTTGCTCCCGTGCTCCATTCATATCCGTCAAATCCGGCTCCTGCATCCAGAGTGGTTTTGTCTTCGATACAAATTGTCTTATCTTTTAGAACTGACGAATAAGTAGCTGGAATTATGGAGAGTGTTATTTTAGCAATACCATAACAACCATTGCCATCTATTACTTTTATGTATGCTGCTCCCTCTGCTGAAATATACGCTGAAGGAGTCAGTATTTCATTAGTCCCGTTAATTGCATTGGCTACTGAGCTATAGTATTTTTTAGTAACTCCGCTTTGTGATGTTACCGATACTGTTGTCAGATTAAAAATAGCTATTTTAGGATTCTCTTCTGATGCGCAAGCTCTTAAAGAAGCATCATTCACAATTACTTCAGGATAAAATTTAAGTGTAATAACCGCTGTAGTAGAACATCCTTGTGAAGTTTTTATCGACGCATACACCACCCCTTCCGCAGACAAATATTGACTCGGATTTGAAATTTGCCCTGTTCCTGCATTTAAGTCAGCCATTGTCGGGTAATATTTAATCGTCACACCCGATCCGCTGTAAACATTGGCACTCGTCAAATCAAACAGCCCTTTTCCTAATTTATAATTATTACAAGCATATAACGTAACATTATTTCCTGTAATCCCTCCCAATTTAAATTTGAATTTACCAATCTGCCTACAAAAATTGATCGGATTATTAGGATTCGAAGGATCTAAATAATGTATACTATAATAATAAATAGTAGTAGTATTTACTGTTATAGGTGTTAAAATAGGGTTTGTTCCGGCAAGTGCATCATTTTGAGTTGTATGATACGTAATTACAAAATTAGGATTTCCATTCAGAATTCCAGCAGTCAGGGTACTAAAATCAAAAACAGCAGGATTTGCACAAATTAAGATTTCTCTCGGATCATTTGGATTTGCAGCAGGAATTCCTGGTGGAGTAAACGGATGCGGCTGCAAAACAGGGTCTGTAAAAGGAGATGCCAATGTTGCCGTTCCGCCCCAGGTTAAAGAAAACGGAGCAACCGTACTGCTTCCTGCTCCCACCCAGTTGTCGATATAAAGATAATAAGTTTGCCCGGCTATAACATCCATATACATACAATAAGGTGTCGGCGAACCTCCTGCTGCACTGGTAAGTGTACTGGTCATATTTAATCCTGTGTTGGCACCTACCCCAATTACCGTAGCTGCATTACAACGTATTGGAGATCCCAAGTTTCCGCAGCTTGCATTAGGTCCGTAGATGGCCCAGTCATAATCTGCTCCCGGATCATTGGGAACCAGATCAAAAGTAAGTGTTCCGCTGGTAGCAATAGTAAGTTTGTACCATATTGAATTGTGCTCACCCGTAGTTAAACAACCGCCTAAATTTTCGTTAACAGCACCAATTCCTGTCGGACTATATGTAATACTCGAATTTCCGCAGACTGACAATGCAGTAGAGCAATCCGCCTGAGCAAAATAAACTTGTGATAATAATAAAAGAAATAATAGTAAAGTTTTTTTCATTATCAATTGGTTATTAAATTTTAAAAGTACCTCAAATATAACAATTTAAATGAATAACAACAAAAGACAAAGAAAATAAAAGATTTAGTTATAAAAACAAATAATAATTAAATTTATAAAAACGATTAAGCGAAAATTATTTTATACTCGTAATATTACCACACATGTTTTCAAGGTGAAAAATTTTATGAAAAGGGCTCTTCACTTCATTCAAATGCTCTTTATCCTGAATGAAAGTATATCGAGAGGCCAGAGAATTCATATCTGAAACAATCACCAGCCAACATTCGTCAACACTGCTGTCGTAATAAGGAAATTTTTCATTTTTCTTTTCAATCAGCTCTAAAATCTTTTCGGAACAAAGCTCATCAAACAAGCTCATATTGTACTCATGGGTTATGAAAACATTTCTCCGGTGAAAAGATTTTCGCACACTTTTTACAACGCCAAATGGCTTACCTTTTTTTATACTTTTATAAATATTCTGAATAATTTCTTCCTGATGTTCCAGAGAATCCAGCTTAATGTGAGGATAGAATTCTAAAAAATAAACACCACGATACTTCGTAGTGTCTTCTTGTTCCAATAATATTTCTGTTTGACGGAAAATCTTATTTAAGCTGCTTTCAACCTTCTTCATTTCAAGGTGGTTGATTACCTCAGTAAGCTCTATCCCGATCTTCTTGTCGTTTAGTTTAGCGATAAAATCCGGACTCTCACAGGTAAGATTTTCAAACTGCACTTCCGGGAAATGGTGCATAAACGAATTCAGCAATAAAATCTCGGCTTTCTTTTTATACTTTTCACGATCATGCAGCGGAGACTCATCTATTTTACGATGATACTTCTCTATCGGCTTTTTTTTCAAATGTCGATTCAGATAATATAAGCTCAGATTTTTAATTAAATCTTCATCAGAAAATGCCTTTTTCATGTGCTTATTATTTTATTGTTATGGAACACATAAAACTTCTGGTTTTAGCTCTTGAAGTTTTGATTATCAAAAATTTACACTTAAAGATAAGCAAAAAAACAATTCAAAAACTGCTTTTTAAAATAATTTCTCTTATAATTAATATATAGTTTACTTTCATAATTAATACCTTTGCCCCTTCAATTATAAAACTGTGATTTATGGATTTTAAAAATTTTAAAATACCCTACAGCGTCAATTCCCAATATTCTAAAAAAGTTGCCTATTTTTCAATGGAATTTGCCATTGAGCAGGTATTAAAAATATATTCAGGAGGTCTCGGATTTTTAGCAGGTTCTCACATGAGAAGTGCCTACAATTTGAAACAGGATCTTATAGGAATCGGTATCCTTTGGAAATTTGGTTACTATGATCAGGCAAGAAATCATGATCAGACGTTACAACCGACATGGACAAGAAAAATGTACAGCTTTCTTGAAGATACCGGAATAAAATTTCAAATTGAAATACACAGTGCTCCGGTTTGGGTAAAAGTCTGGTATCTGGATCCGGAAATTTTCAATACGGCTCCTATGTTTTTCTTGTCAACAGATGTTCCGGAGAACGATCATATTTCAAAAACAATTTGTCATAAACTCTATGATGCCAATGAATCGACAAAATTGGCTCAATACATTTTGCTCGGTAAAGGAGGGGCAAGATTGCTGGACGAAATGAATATCGAAAGAGATATTTATCACCTCAACGAAGCTCATGGGCTTCCTGCCGCATTTCATTTGCTGAAAAAATATAATGGGGATTTAAGTAAAGTAAAAGAGAAATTAGTTTTCACCACTCATACTCCGGAAGAAGCAGGAAATGAAAAGCACAATCTGAAATTATGTTACGATATGTCATATTTTTCAGGCTTGAGTATGGAAGAAGTGAAAAAGATCGAAGGTTCTGATGATGACCGTTTCAACCATTCACTCTGTGCTTTGAAAATGGCAAAAATTGCCAATGGTGTTTCACAGCTTCATGGTGTCGTTTCAAGAGCCATGTGGAGCAAATATCCCGGAATTTGCGGAATTACATCCATTACCAATGCTCAGGAATTCAAATATTGGGCAGATAAACCGCTTTACAATTCAAAAGATGAAAATGATGAGACTGTTTTCGATTACAGGAAAAAACACCTGAAGAAAAGATTATTCAAAATCGTAGCAGATCAAACAGGAAATTTATTCAATCCCAATATATTCACTATTGTCTGGGCTAGAAGATTTGCGGGGTACAAACGTGCCGATTTGTTATTGCATGACAAAGAAAGATTGTACAGACTATTGAATCACCCTAAATATCCAATTCAGATTATTTGGGCAGGAAAGCCTTATCCTATGGATTACTCTGCAATTTCTACCTTTAATTCATTGGTTGAAGAGAGTAAAAACCACAAAAATATGGCTGTACTTACAGGATACGAACTTTCATTAAGCAAATCTTTAAAACAAGGCTCAGATCTTTGGCTAAACAATCCAAGAGTTCCGAGAGAAGCTTCAGGAACTTCGGGAATGACCGCGGCAATGAACGGTTCCGTTAACTTATCTACAGACGATGGATGGATTCCTGAATTTGCAAAACATGGCGAAAATTCATTTGTCGTTCCTAAAGCAGATTACCAAAATATGAGTGTTTACGAACAGGATACTTATGATTTGAACAAATTATACGAAATTCTGGAAAACGAAATCCTTCCTACTTATTATGAAAAGCCTAATACGTGGAGAAAGATCCAGCACAATGCGATGAATGATGTGAAGGACCGATTCAACAGCGATAGAATGGCAGATGAATATTATAAAGTTTTATATAATTACGAAGGTTGATTCTCCTTCATTAAAAAATAAAAATCGGTTTGATATTCTCAAACCGATTTTTATTTAGGTTAATCTTATTTCTTTTTTGAAGGCACTTTTAAACCTTTTTCTCTCGCTTCAGAAATACCTATGGCTACAGCCTGTTTTCTGCTTGTCACTTTTTTTCCGGAAGAAGATTTCAGTTTTCCTTCCTTAAATTCGTGCATTACCTTTCCTACTTTGTCCTGAGCTTTTTCTGAATATTTTGTCTTGCTCATGATTTTTCTTTTTAAGATTTAGGCAGGGCTACCCCTATTTCATAAACGCGTGCATGCTTCAAATACTTTGAACGCTCCCGTGAAGTTACCGATTCAAAATGATTATTTTTAAGCACTACAATCGGATCTTCCGTATTTTCAATTTCAAAATTAGCTAAATATCTTTCGTCCGGAGGGGACTGTAATAGTTTTGCTTTGATTTTCTGCAGTTCATCTGCATATTTTCTGAATCCCGGATCTGATGAATGGATAAATTTATATTCATCACCCGCATCTACATAATAATGAAGCTTTTTCTCAATCAAATTGGCCTCATTACAAATATCGGGATTGTCATTTCCATCTTTAAAACCTACTTCCACCAATGTCCCTCCCTTTTTCTGTGCACATTGTTCAGCATCATCATAACTGGAAAATCCCGTATATATGATTTGATCATCCAAGACATATCGGTTCAGTTTCTGGTTAAATGCATTCGTTTCCATAATTATTATTGATTTGATTATATATTGATTATATTCAATTTTGTTGCCAAAACCCTTGTTTAATTTGCTTTTTTCAGCATTTATAAAATTATTATATTTGAAATCTTTAAAATTGGAAATGAAAAAATTCTTATTAACGCTTACAGTGGCGGCTGCATTTCAAAGCTTAACTGCACAGGAAATTACTTTAGATAAAATATATTCAGGATATTACCGAGGAAAGGGCATTGCCGGGATCACGTCTATGAAAAACGGTGAAAATTATCTGGTGATCGAACAAGGCGGAATCGCTAAATACTCTTATAAAACTTCTCAAAAAGAAGGAAACATTGTAGACGGAAATTTTGAAAGCTATGAGTTTTCAGAAGATGAGTCTAAAATTTTATTATTAAAAGAAAGTCAGCCGATCTACAGACATTCATTCTTAGGAACGTTTGATGTAAAAGATTTAAAATCAGGAAAAACAATTTCCCTAAACAACGGAAAGCCGGTTCAGGAGCCAAGGTTTTCTCCGGATGCGACAAAAGTAGCTTTCATTGTTGATAATAATATTTTTTATCAGGATTTAAATTCGGGAAAAATCACTCAGGTTACAGAACACGGCGTTAAAAATAAAATCCTGAATGGTCTTGCAGACTGGGTATATGAAGAAGAATTCGGACATGCGAGATTATATGAGTGGACTAAGAACTCGAACGCAATAGTTTTTGTAAAATCTGATGAAAGCCAGGTTCCGGAAATTTATATTCCGATTTATGGAAAAACACTGTACCCAAGCGAAATGCGCTATAAATATCCGAAAGCAGGAGAAAAAAATTCTGTAGTTTCCGCTCACATTTACCTTTTAGACGGTGGTAAAAAATCAAAAATCAATCTTGACAATTTTAAGAATTATTATATTCCAAATGTTATTCAGACGGCAAAACCGGACGAAATTGTATTGATCACTTCTGAAAGAACACAAAATGCTTCAGATATTTTAAAGGTAAATACAAAAACGGGAGAAGTGAAAAAACTTTTCACAGAGACCGATGAGAAATGGATTGATACAGATAATGTAACGCTAGAGTTCCTAGACGATAACAGTTTCCTTTGGGGATCCGAAAGAGACGGAAACCGTCATTTGTATTGGTACGACCAAGACGGAAAACTGAAAAAACAGATCACAAAAGGAAATTGGGAAGTTACCGATTATTACGGCTATAACCCAAAATCTAAAGAAATCTACATCCAGACTACGGAGAAAGGGAGCATCAACAAAGTGGTTTCTAAAGTCAATATTGAAAACGGGAAAAGCCAGCTGATCTCAAATGCAGCAGGAAATAACTCTGCAAACTTCAGTAAAAACTACAATTACTTCATTGAAACTTCTTCTACCGCTGCAAAACCTTACACATTCGTTCTTAAAGACGGAAGTGGTAAAGTGGTAAAAGAGCTTCAGAATAATGATGCTCAGCTGCAAAAACTAAAGACCGATAATTTTGTTGAAAAGGAATTCATCACCATTCCAAATGAAGCAGGAGATCAGATGAATGCATGGATCATTAAACCTAAAAACTTTGATAAAAACAAGAAATACCCATTATTCATGTTCCAATATTCAGGACCGGGCTCTCAGCAGGTTTCAAATTCCTGGGATAACGGAAACGGAATCTGGTTTGAAATGTTAGCGCAAAAAGGCTATATCATAGCTTGTGTTGATGGACGTGGAACAGGCTACAAAGGTGCTAAATTCAAGAAAGTAACGTACATGAATTTAGGTAAATATGAAATTGAAGACCAGATTGCTGCTGCAAAATGGTTTGGAAACCAATCCTATATTGATAAATCAAGAATCGGAATCTTCGGCTGGAGCTTTGGTGGATATATGGCAAGTTTGGCAATGACTAAAGGAGCAGATGTTTTCAAAATAGGAATTGCAGTGGCACCTGTAACCAACTGGAGATACTATGATTCTGTGTATACCGAAAGATTTCTAAGAACACCACAGGAAAATCCTGATGGATACGACAAAAATTCTCCTACTGAATATGCGAATTTATTAAAAGGAAAATTCTTATTAATCCACGGAACTGCCGATGATAATGTACATTTCCAAAATTCTATGGAGTTCTCGGAGGCTTTAATTCAAAATAAAAAACAGTTTGAATTCATGGCTTACCCTGATAAAAACCACGGAATTTACGGCGGACAGACAAGACCGCAATTATATCAAAAAATGACCGATTTTATTTTAGAAAACCTTTAAAATCATCATTAATAATAACAAAATCCGACTTCAGATGAGTCGGATTTTTTATTTTAAATTTATACTTTTAACTCAACAAAAAAAATGATGCATAAACTATTAATCACTTCTTTCCTACTTTGTTTTCTGCATATTTTCGGACAGAATGAAAACATGGATTTTCTTCTTTATAAAAATGTCCTGGAAAAATCTGATTCCTTATTCACTATTGGAAAAATCTCAGAAATTGATTCTAAAATGGTGATGGATCTTGCTAAGAAATCAGATCACGAATACCCTTTAAAATATTTTGAAAACTCACTGCAGCTTTTTAAAGATTCTAAGTACAATGAGAGTGCTTTTTTGTATTATTTAGGGAAAATGAGAACCACAGATTTCAATAATCACGGTAACGGACATTTTCAACCTTCAACGGATGATAATGTAATTTTAGAAGAAGGACTTTTTATATATATGGCTCTGGACGCAGATAATTTTATGAAGGTTTTAAAAATGGCTAAAGATTTTTACCATACAAATGATTATCTCTACATCAGTAAAAACAAAGGATACCAAAAAGTAAAAAGCCCGGAAATGTATAGCGAACTTATAACTGCAATAGAAAACAATAAGTCCAAAGTCCAACAGGAACTTTCATTACAACGGGATGAAATGAAAAAACATATTCTGGAATACCTGCAATACATTAAATCTAATTAGCTTTTCATTCATTCTTAGTTATCCAACTTTTCAGGAAATCATTTATTAATTTCATTAATCATTTCACGAAATTTTAATTCATTTTATCAATTAAAATTAAAATCCTATTTTTGGAAAATTTGAAATTTGAAAATATGAAGACTAAACATCCTAAAGGGTTGCCTTTCCTCTTCTTTACTGAAATGTGGGAACGTTTCGGGTATTACTTAATTCTCGGAATTTTTGTATTGTATGTTATTGAACCAACTGGCGCAAAAGGAG encodes the following:
- a CDS encoding FMN-binding glutamate synthase family protein: MRDKFLSWGIVLVVATWIVAILIRAHYWIPTLLSAIYALGVYNAYQSKHAILRNFPVLGYFRYFFESISPEMQQYFIERETDGKPFPRNQRSAVYRRAKNLSDTVAFGTQLEVNHRKYEGIKHSIYAKSPKEELPRVWVGGEQCTQPYHASLFNISAMSFGALSDRAQISLNRGAKKGNFYHNTGEGGISPHHLEGGDLCWQIGTGYFGCRDEEGKFNPELFKKYSTMPNVKMVEIKLSQGAKPGHGGVLPGVKNTPEIAKIRHVTPGVTVISPPSHSAFSDAAGLLRFVQQLRELSGGKPVGFKLCIGDTKEFEDICVQMNVLKIYPDFITIDGAEGGTGAAPPEFSDGVGMPLEPALIFVNRTLKNYNLRDKLRVIASGKVLTSLDILRAIAMGADMCNNARGFMFSLGCIQALRCNSNNCPTGVATQDKMLIKGLDVTDKAERVYHFHKNTLHTCNELIAAAGRNSYEEVDATMFMRGDEFDHLADLYFPDILGNVKQKARV
- the mtaB gene encoding tRNA (N(6)-L-threonylcarbamoyladenosine(37)-C(2))-methylthiotransferase MtaB — translated: MSTFQRTAAFHTLGCKLNFAETSTIARQLTDAGYEKVSFDEKANVYVINTCSVTENADRECKLHVKRAMKANPEGLVVIVGCYAQLKPEEISQIEGVDLVLGAKEKFNILSYLYDLEKSESEGIVHSCEIEETDFFIGSYSIGDRTRAFLKVQDGCDYKCTYCTIPLARGISRSDTIENVLKNAKEIAAKDIKEIVLTGVNIGDYGKGEFGNKRHEHTFLDLISELDQVDGIERIRISSIEPNLLKDESIELVAKSKSFVPHFHIPLQSGSDDLLKKMKRRYLTKLYSDRVNKIREVMPHAAIGVDVIVGFPGETEERFMETYNFLNELPITYLHVFTYSERENTEAAEMEGVVPIPERKKRNKMLRILSEKKKMAFYQTQLGKTLPVLWEHENKDGKMFGFTENYVRVQKDFDQASVNQIEFLNLEKILSDGTVSVQSSYESFLAKA
- a CDS encoding DUF1572 domain-containing protein; the encoded protein is MKDLFIKRFEYYKMLGDKSFEQLSDEQIFWQFNEESNSVAIIVKHIAGNMLSRWTNFLTEDGEKAWRNRDEEFVNTFKTKREVVEYWEKGWECLFNALNQINDENLYSTIYIRGEAHSVIDAVFRQLAHYPYHIGQIVYISKMMKNNDWKTLSIARNKSQEFNAEMKNKFSENDADPNSSPVCYQNSPEVRDEFKQ
- a CDS encoding gliding motility-associated C-terminal domain-containing protein produces the protein MKKTLLLFLLLLSQVYFAQADCSTALSVCGNSSITYSPTGIGAVNENLGGCLTTGEHNSIWYKLTIATSGTLTFDLVPNDPGADYDWAIYGPNASCGNLGSPIRCNAATVIGVGANTGLNMTSTLTSAAGGSPTPYCMYMDVIAGQTYYLYIDNWVGAGSSTVAPFSLTWGGTATLASPFTDPVLQPHPFTPPGIPAANPNDPREILICANPAVFDFSTLTAGILNGNPNFVITYHTTQNDALAGTNPILTPITVNTTTIYYYSIHYLDPSNPNNPINFCRQIGKFKFKLGGITGNNVTLYACNNYKLGKGLFDLTSANVYSGSGVTIKYYPTMADLNAGTGQISNPSQYLSAEGVVYASIKTSQGCSTTAVITLKFYPEVIVNDASLRACASEENPKIAIFNLTTVSVTSQSGVTKKYYSSVANAINGTNEILTPSAYISAEGAAYIKVIDGNGCYGIAKITLSIIPATYSSVLKDKTICIEDKTTLDAGAGFDGYEWSTGATTQAITDVSVGTYWVKLKKGECIAMQTVKVHASEEPVVVSIDISNTTVTINVTGGTAPYKYSMDNIQWQDSNVFTNVKRGDHTIYVKDAYNCAPVDVAIVVPNLINAITPNGDGINDVIDYSALANKENLVFNIYDRYGNKVFQANKFNNYKWDGTAGNKPIPTGNYWYSITWNEPSKQHTPVKYTGWVMVKNRK
- the glgP gene encoding alpha-glucan family phosphorylase: MDFKNFKIPYSVNSQYSKKVAYFSMEFAIEQVLKIYSGGLGFLAGSHMRSAYNLKQDLIGIGILWKFGYYDQARNHDQTLQPTWTRKMYSFLEDTGIKFQIEIHSAPVWVKVWYLDPEIFNTAPMFFLSTDVPENDHISKTICHKLYDANESTKLAQYILLGKGGARLLDEMNIERDIYHLNEAHGLPAAFHLLKKYNGDLSKVKEKLVFTTHTPEEAGNEKHNLKLCYDMSYFSGLSMEEVKKIEGSDDDRFNHSLCALKMAKIANGVSQLHGVVSRAMWSKYPGICGITSITNAQEFKYWADKPLYNSKDENDETVFDYRKKHLKKRLFKIVADQTGNLFNPNIFTIVWARRFAGYKRADLLLHDKERLYRLLNHPKYPIQIIWAGKPYPMDYSAISTFNSLVEESKNHKNMAVLTGYELSLSKSLKQGSDLWLNNPRVPREASGTSGMTAAMNGSVNLSTDDGWIPEFAKHGENSFVVPKADYQNMSVYEQDTYDLNKLYEILENEILPTYYEKPNTWRKIQHNAMNDVKDRFNSDRMADEYYKVLYNYEG
- a CDS encoding DUF6496 domain-containing protein, with translation MSKTKYSEKAQDKVGKVMHEFKEGKLKSSSGKKVTSRKQAVAIGISEAREKGLKVPSKKK
- a CDS encoding S9 family peptidase; translation: MKKFLLTLTVAAAFQSLTAQEITLDKIYSGYYRGKGIAGITSMKNGENYLVIEQGGIAKYSYKTSQKEGNIVDGNFESYEFSEDESKILLLKESQPIYRHSFLGTFDVKDLKSGKTISLNNGKPVQEPRFSPDATKVAFIVDNNIFYQDLNSGKITQVTEHGVKNKILNGLADWVYEEEFGHARLYEWTKNSNAIVFVKSDESQVPEIYIPIYGKTLYPSEMRYKYPKAGEKNSVVSAHIYLLDGGKKSKINLDNFKNYYIPNVIQTAKPDEIVLITSERTQNASDILKVNTKTGEVKKLFTETDEKWIDTDNVTLEFLDDNSFLWGSERDGNRHLYWYDQDGKLKKQITKGNWEVTDYYGYNPKSKEIYIQTTEKGSINKVVSKVNIENGKSQLISNAAGNNSANFSKNYNYFIETSSTAAKPYTFVLKDGSGKVVKELQNNDAQLQKLKTDNFVEKEFITIPNEAGDQMNAWIIKPKNFDKNKKYPLFMFQYSGPGSQQVSNSWDNGNGIWFEMLAQKGYIIACVDGRGTGYKGAKFKKVTYMNLGKYEIEDQIAAAKWFGNQSYIDKSRIGIFGWSFGGYMASLAMTKGADVFKIGIAVAPVTNWRYYDSVYTERFLRTPQENPDGYDKNSPTEYANLLKGKFLLIHGTADDNVHFQNSMEFSEALIQNKKQFEFMAYPDKNHGIYGGQTRPQLYQKMTDFILENL